In the genome of Fuerstiella sp., one region contains:
- a CDS encoding PDZ domain-containing protein, with product MRSKQKASQRGVTRKANRPKVSPKTKAQGKLKSLTAKPPVLKLPKRDLGKTPADRRPIVERPDDERRGDKRQIIGTFFDLPFVPPTLIIGTFFDLPFVPPTLIIGTFFDLPFVTPTLIIGTFFDLPFVPPTLIIGTFFEQIEKRPDDKRRGXKRQIEKRPDDKRRGDKRQIEKRPDDKRRGNKRRTGSGKPNIGLERFKDVLRNRVGRKPDLRKRVDWKDLRGGLSRIRNRSSYHVGIGLSNQYRRSRRMALRNLTLGSRCHWWLDFVVGHCWDTYHCHWWDYCVTPGYWDCWTPCHFRVIHCPPSPGIVATSWYFGIDCILIPDLSAYGIQKVNAGSPADLAGLVVGDMIVGINGGSITSEFDLSEAITVSDGHLYLDVIRDGADAPVEVHVDLARLTVQSY from the coding sequence GTGCGTAGTAAACAAAAAGCTTCTCAGCGCGGGGTCACCCGCAAAGCCAACCGACCGAAAGTGAGTCCAAAAACCAAGGCACAGGGAAAGCTGAAGTCTCTGACGGCTAAACCTCCAGTTCTTAAACTTCCGAAACGAGACCTTGGTAAGACTCCCGCAGACAGGCGTCCGATCGTAGAACGTCCCGATGATGAGCGTCGGGGGGACAAACGGCAGATCATCGGGACGTTTTTCGATCTGCCGTTTGTTCCCCCGACGCTTATCATCGGGACGTTTTTCGATCTGCCGTTTGTTCCCCCGACGCTTATCATCGGGACGTTTTTCGATCTGCCGTTTGTCACCCCGACGCTTATCATCGGGACGTTTTTCGATCTGCCGTTTGTTCCCCCGACGCTTATCATCGGGACGTTTTTCGAGCAGATCGAAAAACGTCCCGATGATAAGCGTCGGGGNNACAAACGGCAGATCGAAAAACGTCCCGATGATAAGCGTCGGGGTGACAAACGGCAGATCGAAAAACGTCCCGATGATAAGCGTCGGGGCAATAAGCGTCGAACTGGCTCCGGAAAACCGAATATTGGATTGGAGCGTTTCAAAGATGTTTTGAGAAACCGAGTCGGTCGCAAGCCGGATTTGAGGAAGAGGGTCGATTGGAAAGATCTGCGTGGTGGGCTGTCGAGGATACGCAACCGTAGTTCCTATCATGTGGGAATTGGGTTATCGAATCAGTACCGAAGATCGCGAAGAATGGCTCTCAGGAATTTAACACTGGGTTCCCGCTGTCATTGGTGGCTGGACTTCGTTGTCGGACATTGCTGGGACACGTACCACTGTCACTGGTGGGACTATTGCGTGACTCCAGGCTACTGGGACTGCTGGACACCATGCCATTTCCGAGTGATCCATTGTCCACCGAGCCCTGGAATCGTTGCCACCAGTTGGTATTTCGGAATTGACTGCATCCTGATTCCGGACTTGTCAGCTTACGGGATTCAGAAAGTTAATGCGGGTTCCCCGGCTGATCTGGCAGGACTCGTGGTTGGTGACATGATTGTCGGAATTAATGGCGGTTCGATTACCAGTGAGTTCGACCTGTCCGAAGCCATTACTGTTTCCGATGGACATCTTTATCTGGATGTGATTCGAGACGGAGCTGATGCACCCGTTGAGGTTCACGTTGATCTGGCCCGCCTGACAGTCCAGTCCTATTGA